The Cicer arietinum cultivar CDC Frontier isolate Library 1 chromosome 1, Cicar.CDCFrontier_v2.0, whole genome shotgun sequence genome contains the following window.
GGATTCAAAAACTGAAAAAGTATCATTTTAAATCCTCTAATCCATTGGTTGAATTTAGATTTTCTAGAACAAGTAATATGAACCATAGGATCTTGACTATGCAACCacaatgtaaatattttaaattctatttaaaaaatattaattgatctCATAATGTGAACCGTcagattttaattaaataacttttttacacaaaaatataatggttggattttaatattttattatttaaagatttaaagtCAAGTAATTTACATTGTTCTAAATTGATAAGATGATTcactatatataaatattaaattcaattttttaaataatattttgaattttaaatctTGATCGTCTAATTCCAATCAAACAATCTTAATACAAAAGAATGCATATATTTATAAGTACAGACGATCTAAGTCTCCATAAACCTAATGGCCCACACCTCTATcttatttccttttctttgtcaatatatatataaattcttTGGTTTGTCAATACCTTGCCCTCATTTCTACTAAAAATTCTCATCCCTAACTCTCTCActctttcttcaagtgttgccCACAATCAACTTTTGTCAATGGCAATCGGAATGGTAATGTATATCGATCTCAATTACTTCATCTATTAGTGTTTCATCTATTTCTCttataattaatcaaaatacTCTTTATACTTCTCATTAATcgttttgcttataaaaaaaatattcatttcaaTTACAATGCAAAGTTTAATTCTTCGAATTCCCCGATTTCAATTGTGATATTAATTTTTCCCTTAGGATATGATGTCGGTACCTTGGTTGGAAAAATTGTTGGCGATGACAACATTCTTCACAGCATGTGAAGTTCATTTCAATAAGACCAAAAATGAGTGTAACAAGTTCTGCCTTGATTGCAATGACCGTGCATTATGTGGATCTTGCATTAAATCGGGTCACAAAGATCATCGAGTAATCCAAGTaagtgttatttaattttatagctagatctatataatatataatgttCAATAAATCTATGTGGTattcaataaattttgttaCATTAAAgcaattttaattgatttatcgaTGATGGTGACCTTGATACgtgaaattgaaaatcagaTAAGGAGATCATCTTATAATGAAGCTGTTAAGACAACGGATATTTACAAACATGTGGATATTCTTGGAATTCAAACATATGTGATTAATAGTTCAACAGTTgtattcttgaacaaaagggCTCGTACACAACCTAAGAGGAATAATAGGGTTGGTAAATGTTATAGTAGTGACTCTCTTTGTAGGATATGTGAAAGAAATCTCGTCGACACTTCTTTCTTTTGCTCTTTGGCTTGTAAGGTACATTCATTCTtggtctttatttttttatttgtcaccCTTTGTCATATCTTTCATTGttgttttatgtcattttttattttactttttttttattgaaatttaaaattgtgtttggaTATCTAATTGAGAATGTAATttggttatttttttatttgtattttaatatgTTTGAGAGAATGTTTTGTTGAGATCTGAATATATTTTTTGGGGTTATTTTGAATCTGtgcaaattataaaaatatataatgtagAGAGTTGAATTAAAAcgagataaaattgaatatatattgaaataaaattattacacaattgtttgaatattttttaattgaaataaaaatgttgGTTTCAATCCTAATCCTTTTGAACATTAGAGTGTTTAATTTGATGAAATAGAATGGGTGCAATtgatagtttattttattttattttgtattttaaacaATTCAAGTTATAAAAACTAGTGTATTATATTATAGTCCATTCATTTTAATCATCCAAAATTGGTGAAAAATAATGGACATtataaattatacttttatttcATTCATTACAGATTCTTGcacttttgttattttttcttttccaaataAAATCAATCAATATTGCATTGTGGTATGTGATAAAAGCTTGCATGGATAAAAGAGAATGATGGCTTTTTTGTGAGcgcaaaagaaagagaagaattGGAAAAACTACTTGAGGAATCCATCAAAGTATCACCTGCAAAAGAAAAAGCCAAATTGGTCGAACAAAATCGAAAACGAAAACTGGAAGGAGACGAAGAAGATCAAGAGCGGGAAAATGAAGAGGTTTCGGAAGAAAacgaagaagatgaagaaaaagaCGAAGAAGAAAGTGTACTTTCTAGTATTCGTCCCCCAGGTTCACTTCGTAAACCAAATTCAAGAAGAAAAGGAATACCTCATAGGGCACCTTTTTTTTAAGGacctaaattaaaaaatgtaataaattaaatatttaaataatacaatCATCTTTGATGAATTTCTAGCTGGATATTATGCTCCAATGGTATTTATTTAATAAGGATTATGATTTTCTTAATAGAGAGcttcaattaaataattaccATAAATTACTTTTGAACATTAGCTTGCTATGGTCACAATAATGGTTCGCTATGTGCTAGATTCACTAATCAAACCAATGTTTTTAAAGAACTAGATATCTTTGTAATCTAATTCTAAGATTCATTCCTTTTGGCTTgttcaagaaaaaaatgtaaTGGAAAATTCTACATTGAAGAACagttgtaaataaaattaaccaatgtgaatatatatacatatatattctGTAGTAGTGGGAATTTATTCTCAGCAAAGCCAAAAGGTGAGGTTCCAAAGTTTGATcccaaaaattaatataatctaaCATACTAACATTCACCAATCAAAAGAGAGTGAAAAGTGAGATGATTTTATTATCAATGGTGCCTTAATCTATTTGAATTAACATAAACTAAGTTTTCTTTAACGaaggggaaaaaaaaaatagcttcCATTAAGCAAATAGAAATTAGGCTAAATCAAATGAATGATCCCGTTTGTtacaaatttctaaaaaaaaaattattttgtcagTCAATGatttaaatatgagatttttgttgtgtttttctaggtaataaaaatcattttttaaataaaaaattaattataaaaaatgatttttttataaaactattaaaaatgatttttcatttgaagcaatttttagattttttttcttcagtttctcatttt
Protein-coding sequences here:
- the LOC101499108 gene encoding protein RGF1 INDUCIBLE TRANSCRIPTION FACTOR 1-like, which produces MAIGMDMMSVPWLEKLLAMTTFFTACEVHFNKTKNECNKFCLDCNDRALCGSCIKSGHKDHRVIQIRRSSYNEAVKTTDIYKHVDILGIQTYVINSSTVVFLNKRARTQPKRNNRVGKCYSSDSLCRICERNLVDTSFFCSLACKLAWIKENDGFFVSAKEREELEKLLEESIKVSPAKEKAKLVEQNRKRKLEGDEEDQERENEEVSEENEEDEEKDEEESVLSSIRPPGSLRKPNSRRKGIPHRAPFF